Part of the Longimicrobium sp. genome is shown below.
CGGGCGACCTCGCGGCGCGGCTGGGGGGCGAGGAGATGGCGGTGCTGCTGCGCGACGTGGATCTGCCCCGCGCGCGCGAGTTCGCGGAACGCCTTCGCGCGGCGGTGGAGCAGATGACGGTGCCCATCCCGGGCGGCGCGCTGAGCGTTACGGCCAGCGTGGGCGTGGCCGCGGCCACGCCCGGGCACGACAAGACGGCGCTGGTGCACGCGGCCGACAAGGCGCTCTACCTGGCCAAGGCGCAGGGCCGCAACCGCGTGATCGCGGCGTGAACCGCCGAGGCGCGGAGGACGAGGAGACGAGCGGGCCGAACCTCCGCCGTTCTCCGCGACCTCCGCGCCTCCGCGTGAGACCCGATCTCTACGGCGTCAGTCGACCAGGCGCAGGATGTCTTCGAACAATTCCCGCTGAACCCTCTCGATCATCTCGTCCGTCAGCGAGCGCCACAGCTGGCGCCGCTGGTCGCGCCGGCCCTCGTTGCCGAACAGGGCCTGGTCGTCGCGCGAAAGCATCAGCTGGCGCCAGTTGCCCTGGAACACGGGCTCGCGGAAGCGGGCCTGGCCTTCCACCTGGAACACGTCGTCGCCCACCGAGCGGCGTTCGCGCACGTCCACGATGTCGTAGCGCACCCTCGCCCACAGCTCGCGCCGGCCGGAGCGCACCGTGTATGCCGTGTCTTCGCCGGTGCGCAGGCGGGCCGTGCGGCGCTCGCTGCGCACGTCGCGCTCCTCCGTGCGCGCGCTGTCCACGCTCATCCGCACCACCAGGTCCGCACCGAGTGCCCGGCCCAGGCTCGCCGCCGCCATGACGCCGCCGCGCGGCCGGCGCACGCCGTCGTCGCGCCGCAGCTCCCGCCGCACCTCGCGCGGGTCGATCACCTCGATGAACGTGGGCGGCTCGTCCCACGCATCCGCCTCCAGCTCGTCTTCCACCTCGCGCAGCCAGTCCACCGGAAGCGCATCCTCCACGCCCGTCTCCGACGTCACGGGGAGCACCGCCACGCGCACGGTGCCCTCCTCCAGCGCCCGGGCCTGCAGCTCCAGCAGCTCTTCCGCACCGGGGAAGTCGCGACCGAGGGAGGCGATGGCCCGGCCCGCCACGTCGTACGCCGCGCGGAAGCGGCCCTGCTCCGCCTCGTGCTCGCTCCAGGCTACGTACGTCGCCACCCGCGCCTCGTTCAACCGCCCGCGCTGCGCCGCCGAAGGCTGCCAGCGGTCCGCCGCGCGATCAAGCCGCCCCAGCGCGTCGCCAAAGCGGCGGGACGCGGCCAGCTGCGCGCCGCGGTTCACCGCCGCCTCGATCGCTGCGTCCAGCACATCGCGGCGGTTGGATGCGTAATCGGCCGGTACTGCCAGCTGCACGCCGACACCCGCGGCGTCGCGCCGCAGCCCATCCAGCCGCAGCAGCACGTCGGCCGCCTCCTCTACCTCGCCGGCGGACGCCGCGGCATAGGATTCCGCCAGGTACTGTTCGATGGCCAGCGCGCCGGTCTCGTTCGCGCGCGCGCGGGCCTGCGCAAGCGACGGATCGCGCCGCAGCGCGTCGATGTAGCGCCGCGCGGCCTCGGCAGACTGGCCGCGCTCCTCCAGCTTTGCGCCCTGCTCCAGCCGCTTGGAAGCCGTCATGCACCCCGCGGCGAGCGCCAGGGGAAATAGCGCCGCCACCAGGGCCGCGCGCCGATATGGGAATGGAATCTTCATGGTCGGGAAGGTGGGATCGTCGTGGGATCAGAACCGCGCCATCAACCTATTCACCCCTGGACCCCCCGGCGAGTTCCCAAAAAGAGGACACTTTCGGGCGAAGGTTCCGCCCGGCCCGCTGAGCGCCGCTCATCAAGTGGACAGGCTTTACAGACCTGCCCCGCCACCACTATCGTACGGGAGCGAGTGAACGACGCCCACTCCGAACGAAACCGCCCATGGAAGCATCCGATGACCGCCGCTGGGAGCTGGCGAACGCGCTGACGCACGGCGTGGGCGCGGTGGCGAGCCTTGCCGGCGGCGCGGTGCTGGTCGCGGGCGCCGCGGCGTACGGCGACGCATGGAGGGTGGCGAGCAGCGCCGTGTTCGCGACCACGTTGGTGCTGCTGTACACCGCGTCCACGCTGTACCATGCCGCCCGCTCGCCCAGGGTGCGGGCACGGCTGCAGGTGTTCGACCACTGCGCCATCTACCTGCTGATCGCGGGCACCTACACGCCGTTCACGCTGCTGGGGCTGCGCGGCGGATGGGGATGGAGCCTGTTCGGCGTGGCGTGGGGGCTGGCCGTGGCGGGCGTGGTGTTCAAGCTGTTCTTCACCGGCCGGTTCCCACGCGTGTCCACCGCCATCTATCTCGGGATGGGATGGATGGTGGTGGTCGCCGCCGCGCCGATGCTGGAGGCGCTGTCACCGACGACCATCGGATGGCTGGTGGCGGGAGGGCTGGCGTACACCGGCGGCACGGTGTTCTACCACAACCGCCGCCCGTACGCCCATGCCGTCTGGCACCTGTTCGTGCTGGCCGGCAGCGTGTGCCACTACGTCGCGGTGGCGACACACGTGCTTCCCGGCACCAGTTGAACGCAGCGCGCCACCCCAGCCGGGCCCCGATCCGCCCGCGAGGAACCTCCTCGCGGGCGGATCTCTTTTCCGCATGTAAAACCCGCCACAGGTGGTACTTCTCGCATCCAACCTTTCACTCTTGACGGAGTATCGCAATTGAGTATAATCCAGGGAGGAGCACCAAAGCCGGTTGATTGGATCGGACGTGCGCATCAGGAACTACGGGATTTTCCCCGTGCGGCGCGTAATCAGGCCGGCGTTGAACTGCGTGCGGTGCAAAACGGTTTGACGCCAGCGGACTGGAAGCCACTGGAGGATGTCGGCCCCGGTGCCGCGGAGATCCGAGTGCGGAGCTTTCAAGGCGGTACCGTCCAGCATCGGGTGATCTACGTCGCGAAATTTCCCGAGGCAGTGTACGTGCTGCACGCGTTCGAGAAGAAGACGCAGACTACGCCGCAGCATCATCTGCAGATTGCGGCCAAGCGGTACCGGCAGATGGTTCGCCTGAGGGCTATGCGAAAGGAGAATGCATGATCGAGCACACCACCCCAGCGGACGGGAACGTGTTCGCGGACCTCGGCTTTCCGCCCGAAGAAGCGGAAAACATGCTGATTCGATGCGACCTGATGCTCGACATCGAGCAGATCATCGCGGTACGGGGGTTGAAGCAGAAAGAGGCGGCCAAGCTTTTCGGCGTATCCCAGCCGCGGATCAGCGACTTGAAGCGCCGCACGCTGGACGCGTTCACCATCGACTCGCTGGTGAACATGCTGGCGACCGCAGGCTTCCGCGTGGACGTGAGCGTCCGTCCGATCCACGCGAACGAGCGCCCGGAGGCCCAGGCCGTGGAAATGCCCGTCGAAGAAGAGGCGGAGCGCTTATCCGCCTGACGATTTTCCCACCTCCACTCCCGGACCATGATGCGACGCTCCACTCCCCTGATTCTCGCGGT
Proteins encoded:
- a CDS encoding GGDEF domain-containing protein, yielding GDLAARLGGEEMAVLLRDVDLPRAREFAERLRAAVEQMTVPIPGGALSVTASVGVAAATPGHDKTALVHAADKALYLAKAQGRNRVIAA
- the trhA gene encoding PAQR family membrane homeostasis protein TrhA, encoding MEASDDRRWELANALTHGVGAVASLAGGAVLVAGAAAYGDAWRVASSAVFATTLVLLYTASTLYHAARSPRVRARLQVFDHCAIYLLIAGTYTPFTLLGLRGGWGWSLFGVAWGLAVAGVVFKLFFTGRFPRVSTAIYLGMGWMVVVAAAPMLEALSPTTIGWLVAGGLAYTGGTVFYHNRRPYAHAVWHLFVLAGSVCHYVAVATHVLPGTS
- a CDS encoding type II toxin-antitoxin system RelE/ParE family toxin, which codes for MSIIQGGAPKPVDWIGRAHQELRDFPRAARNQAGVELRAVQNGLTPADWKPLEDVGPGAAEIRVRSFQGGTVQHRVIYVAKFPEAVYVLHAFEKKTQTTPQHHLQIAAKRYRQMVRLRAMRKENA
- a CDS encoding helix-turn-helix domain-containing protein, producing the protein MIEHTTPADGNVFADLGFPPEEAENMLIRCDLMLDIEQIIAVRGLKQKEAAKLFGVSQPRISDLKRRTLDAFTIDSLVNMLATAGFRVDVSVRPIHANERPEAQAVEMPVEEEAERLSA